ttccaacatcactaacagacctaactattgatttggtttattgataaatcgaatacgaccaaatgatggaatagataaaataacatctactgaaattttcaaccatatatctatatatatcggatcgatcattgcgacACACCATACTCGACCACGCTAAGGATGAACCACGCCAATAGGATGAACCAAtagatgaagcaaaaaaaccggTAAGGCTGTTCACCGGAATGCCAAGAAAGCTGTGACAAGGGAGACCGCGGTGGACAAAACGGTCTGCTACCCGAAACTAACCCAAGAGCCAGGGCAATTTATGGGGCGGAGCGTACACCCATAAACTGGCCGTTGACTGTAAACACAGATACATAATCACACATCTTAAACTTTCCGAGtcataccaggtgtatgcatatggaaccgcctttttttgtcagaaaaaaacttttattctgccaaaatggagcaactcttattcttcaaacaaatgacAGTAGTTAACTATACATTTTAACTATCTTTTGGGCAATTTACTATCTTTTGGGCAAATTAacgttgattcgatagagccaagtctggtgagttagccgcaagcgataaatgctcGCAATTGAGGTCTCGTGTAGTCTTCTTGGCCTTGGTCTTCTTCCacggtgtggcggagcatttttatcgaaaaaaaaacaatcggtctatattatcgatttcgatattccagtcgatttatgcggatttcacggtccgaaatcgattaagtgttgcttgtatagctaATAACCGATTCGCGCAATACGGCATGCAATTCGatgtcttctaacgtttttgttggttttggttggttggttgttggtgaaatTTGGCGGAAACCCCAAAGATTGGCCAAATTTCAAAAAGACAATTTGCGACCGGCGGAAACTATTTGGACACTATTTTAAAACCGGTTTGAAGTATCTTctttctatatatataaaaatctcgtgtcacattttttttgtgtccaaactcctccgaaacggctgaaccgattcgaaccaaactttgtgtgtatcttctgtaggtatcagaatcggatgtaaactatatttcatccccattacttaagttattcaaaaactaggaaaattatttttcgtaactttctgttaacctttgatttgatatttttcttagatttttcatacaaaaaaacaaatactctcaaattttcaaagCCCTAGCtgaaacagttattttttaatgatttgttgaaaatccactaaatcaccgaacagtagttgcaatactgagcgccagggagcgttgacagcgcgaattaatttaattgatgagaattttatcctagaaggcttagctaaaaccggttCAACCATACTcaggcaatatgcacaattcgaattttcgaaatttcatcaaagatcaaCAAATTATGTATACTCGAtactcgattgcacttttagtaggaggtaaaaaaatccGCACTTTCCCCAAAGAACAATGATAAATGgagtgcaatatgaaaaatgcAGATATTTTCATTCGTCGAGTCAGATACAGATATCCAgccgtatcgatgaaaacacgaaacattcTTATTCATGTTAaattctatagtttatttgcaagcattacctacatcattagctaaaaaaATTGGCATTCATGTCGAATCTATACTGAAAGGCCAACTATcaacattatcataagtgcTGTTGCGCGGAGTCCAAACTCCAGGGGGTAACGTTAGGggctcaactcagttattggaaGAATGAGTCATTACGTGTGTTCCCTAGAAGGACCCCGGCAGAcgggggtgtaaaagggcaggagacttgcgaataaaggggattAGAAAACGCCTTTTTCGTCAAATTCTTTGCGAGACCAAtagtatcccaaaagcgaagagaccccTTTCCGAGGGCCTAGCACCCACGACAATaaacctgagctcgatagtccctcaaaagcgaggaggaattaaaggcgacgggattacatacaaaacaaacagtctcCATTAGTCGGTGTGCCGGAATGCTTACGATTCCTTCGCAGGCAAAACggaagcgtgccagccgagtatcaactgccaatgatagtttacTAATAGTAGCTGAttaatccatgaaattcaaaaataagctcaaaACCATGGATCATGTAACCAAggttgaatcatcggcaaatattaacaaaaattatacacaaagcagaaattcaaagaaatagaacatttcagtaaaacctaatcttctacgcgtagcgacgcacgcgggtcatgctagtttttattatatttttagattttatagcctgcttcgatcgttttcacattttatgaaaatatttaataataaataataagtttaataatgaaacaaaactgcatgggttttgtacttttggagcacatttttaaatattgaatttcatattattattttgcacatttttttatatccatGTGAAATTGTTTATATCGATGTGCTTCAGCACAGCCGATTCaccgctttggctttggcttcgaaaGTTCTACGGCAGCAATGGGTCACGTACAATATACTGTTTTCGCTGTACACAACTATCTGCTTCTTGCTAATTTTCACATTCTCCTTCTTGATGTGATGCAGGAAATCTTGACTCCTCCCTGGTCCTCGGCGCAACTCCTTGTGTGTAGGATTGATATCAAACAATCTCTGTCGTCTTTACACGATTTTACACCCGGTAGCTTTTAACCTGAAATGATCAGAGATCAGATAAATtttcgaaacataaatctacttcaaaacacaacaatactTACCACAATATAATATCACACAAGCACTACACGAGCTATGCACTACACGAGTTTGCAATGCGCCTCTCAGTCGTTTTTTTCGCCAATGACTACGCGATgtaatttttccactttcgatcACAATCGCGGAATTCaatttctcactctttctttgtcGAGAACGGGGTAACTGCATCATATTCACGGTTAGAAATTTCGTATCACACCAACGCGAAGTtgtaatttcaaaaataaaataaattaacgacCGACGCATTAGGCGACAAGTGTAGGAGCGTCTGGTATCCGCGTATGGTAACCGTGCGGGCGGCAACGCCATAGAGCGATAGGAATCCTAAACAGACAAATCAATGCGTTGGTCGCTTCTCAAAACATGGATGCACTTCGGGGTCTGTTTTATGTCAGCTAGGACTATCTTCGCGTTGGTGACTTTCCCACGCTATCACCAACAGGCTTCTTATATACATTTTGTAATCATTGCATGTGGTAGCATGTAAGGCATGTGGTTTATccgaaacatattttctaaatatgtaACTCTTGGAGCGAGATCATCCATCTCGCTCGCGCCTATCAATgataggaaacgaaagggtATATAAACCCTTGAAACTTTGAATAAAACGTCGCTAGCGTATGACCCACTCTGTAGCTGATTAGATTTTTTCAGATTCACAGTGCTGAGCGAACAGGAAACGGTCTAATAAGCCTTCTACAGATGCCGGTCAATGCGCAAGCGCAAGCCCCGCTTATTCGCTTATTACGATAAGCCTGGCGAAGTAGGATGGCGTGGAACGCCATCGCGTTATCCTTCCATGATCGCCCCAACCCGATCGCCCCTCTCCATATCCCCGAACGCCGATTCCCCTaatggaaaaaacttttctctTACCTTTTcacattcctcctccttccttccttctttagCCAGGTCCTTTTCCATCACAACTCACAACtcactagccgtggccacacggggcgaaaatttgcgcgcaaatttgcacattaatgccaaaatgttttcgcttcgtgtggcaggcgtaaaaccccgaaaatttatgccgaaatgtcaaacgtattgttttcatctgtgttttggccgctgaagttgatttccgaataaattttgcagtttttaacgattttgttgctgttgctgttatatttatattaaaaatgcaaaaacaatacgaaaagaacctacattttcgtaaataaagcgttcgatagcgtcaagggttcagcgaaaaagtccgcggacgtataaaagtttgacagcgtgtaagggttaagcgaaaccgttttggcattaattttttcgtttgcgctagagttttcgccccgtgtggccacggctactcaCTCTCACCACAAGGTAAACAACTAGCCCACTGCCCAAAGGTAAACAACACAAGTTAACTTATTTAACAACCTAAGTTAACACAACTTATTACTGGCAAAACTACAACCATCCACTGATCCAAACCAATCCAAAATGGCTTTCAACAAAATGACTTTGCATCAACCAAAAATGACAGCAAAAACTTTTTATTTCGAGCAGTTGCCAAGGTCACTCCAAGATGGTGGGAGTCTTGGAAGGTCGgttgccaaaaaccaaggttaCTGCATGTAGAACAAAAAACTTCAAGATTTGACAGTTGTGTTTACTTCGGAGACGCGGTTTTTCGCTGTCCCGAAAGACCCCGATTAAATTCGGCCAACTTTAATTCACAAGAggtaagcagcagccttcCTGCTTTCCTTACGGTTTTCGGTTACTCCCACTCTCCCTTGCAGCCTCTGatgttgttctgtttggtgGCAAACGCCTTTGGCAATGGTAAAAAGGTCTCGATCTATCTCGTCTACGATAATGCTCGATGGTAGCCTCAAGTACTCGATCAGCCCGGAGGTCCATGAAGCCGAGCTGAAGGCGGTGCAGGGAGGAATCCCGTACGCCGACAGCTTCTACGTGACCCAGCACTCCGGTCGACAATCACATGGTATTCTCGGTACACGCCCAGGTCCACTACCGCAAGTCGATCTTTGGGTTCGTGAAGGGATTCATCGAAAAGAACACCTGGGTCGGACTGATGCCGGGCGATCCGCACCTGTTTGATTATTTGAAGAAGATTCTGCTGTCCGTCTCTCGTCCGTCTCGTGTGTCTCAAATTGGCTCGAAATTGGAACGCAAAGAACAACGAATCAACGACGTCATGCTTCAACCATAATGGACCACAACCCCAACCCAACATATAGAAAAGATATTATTATGTATCGACGAAATTACAATGCGATGCCGCAACTATTCGCTCAAGATcatacaccaccagcacttcGCGCAAGTTGAAGATGTAATGCGATTTGGCCGGCGTCGGCAACAGCTTGGCGCACGCAAACTGGTACGTATCCAGCGTCGCACTACTGACGATCATGTTCACCACGTTGATAACGTCGGACGCGTGGCTACCGCGTTTGTACCCATCGAGCATTACGGCCGAGAAGATTTTAAACATAGTCTCGTCGTTGAAGTTACTGATCGCGGAAATTGAAGTGGCACAGGAAACGTGGATAGACGTCCTGGCGACTGCCACCGACCAGCCCGCAAGCTGCCATCACCAGGATATTGCGCAGGTACACCTTCGAGGTGTCCTTCAGATCGTACCAATGCCCCTGATCGAAGTATTGGCGCATCAGCTCGATGGTCGGCTGAGCCCCATACACTTCCTTCACCGGCATGTTCATGTCGTCGATGAACAGTACGCACGTTCGACCGTTCGGTGGCCCGTACACGCCTCGCTTCTTGATTAGCTTCGATATGATCAATTCCTGCGTTTGGTTGGCCGTAATCTGCGTCGTGAAGGTGATGAACGCTCCTGATCCATCTTGCTCATCATGTAGTTCTGGATGTAGTACGTTTTGCCCGTGCGCATTAGAGATCACGGAGAACACACCATAATCGGGATCGCTTACCTTCACATGAATGTCGAGGATGTGCATATAGCGCACCGAATCGAGTGTAGGGACAAGCAGCGTGAAACCAGCTTCATTCTTCATCTGCCTTACCATATCGGGATAGTAGCGCCACGAGTCCTTCTGCTTGAAGTGATACACGTAGTCGATGATCATGCCCTCGCTCGACATGGACACGTCAATCTTCCCGGCAGcctccggtaccggtacgacATACTAGCGGAAAGGTGTGTCGTTACGGAACCTGAATTGGATTTCAGGTATTGTATCTCTTTGCCTCTTACCTGCAAGCGATGCCCTTTGTGTACAACGATCCTACAGCAAAAAGTTGTCGTCCTGGCGGGTACTggcacgaggagaaggaggaggagcaaacgAAGGATCGTTAAAGCGGCTATATTTAGCCGTATTTTAATACGGTAAACTATACAAAACgatggaagcagcagaattcgGGATATCTCAGGGCGGAGCTCTGAAACTAtcatatctttttttttttcagaatgtACCGAATCTTCGGATTGCAATTACAATGTGTCCAATGGGCGGCGAGTATACGGTCGATAGTAACCGAATATTTGCGAAAGCATCCATAAACAAATTGACTTAATGGATACACATTGATCGGATGTTGACAAGCGAAATTCCAATCATCTGCAAGCATAGTAATAGCACGCtagctcttcttttttttcatgctatatcattctgtttgtttatttttagccAAAACTACAAAAATTGTTGCTCAACGGGAAAACATTAATTGACCCAGAAGTATGAACACGTGTGAATTTGAAAGTGTGTTACGCTACTATTGCGTTCTATTGTACATGTTCGTGCATTCACAGTGAAACTGACTAAATCGTTTGGCTTACTTCACGTAGATGGATGGCAATTTACCGCTGGGCAGCGCGGTAAACCAAAATTGTTGATTGGAAATAACACTTTCTACCGTACCAAGGGTGACAATCAGCGTTCGTCTTGCTCGTTATACAAGTCGAAAAAGTTTACGCACAAAGCACACTCTCATACAGCCGAGTTCACCGATTTGTCGATAAGCCCATCATCGAGGAAGTAGTTCTagcatgaaaatttaaaagaaatacgCTCTAATTTAAGGTGAGACAGTAGGAAGGGCGTGCTTTGCTATGGAAATTGCGGATTAATAGTTTGTCTTctttcaataaataataattatctTTCTGATTGTGATTATATGTTCATAGATCTTTGGTGTTATATTTGCTTGATATTTGCTtgataaatgataaaatatatatatatttggtGATATATTCGTTGGCAGTGCCTGGCGGGAGAAGCAACACGGTGAAACAGTTGCAGATACCATTCCAATTGCGTGTTGGGTTGATTTTTGGTACTGTCCCAGGAATCGAGCACATCGAGGGCGCTCATCCTGCTGAGAAGCCGGCGACGGGTTCGAGGCAGGCGTTTTATCATCAGTATTATATTATGAACTGCATTCTGATTCTGCAAGTTTGTAAGACTGAGCTCGGCGCTGCGATTTACCGCGAGACTGCTAACCGGTGCAGGCGTGGAGGGTAATTCTTTGGCAGGTGATGCGATAGCAATGTAGGTTTTCAATATGTAGGATTCTATCCACGAATGGTCATCATTTGCACGTTTACCGTTTCTGTCAGTCCTTTAATTTGTAATGCTTCCGCAGTGCTGATGAATCCGGATAGGGCTTCCTGCTTTACATTCACCTACCCGCAATACATAAACTGTATGAGGGACTGAGTGGCTCTCGTCTTTAAGTAAAACTGCACGGACACTTTGCTGCTGGGTGCATCTgcgcaaaagcaaaaggtgATCGAGTGCACTACCTCTTCGACAATTGCTTTCGAGTTGTTGTAGTACACTCCCGAGAGGCCAAGCGAAGAGTTGTACTTACTGAATGCATGCTGATTAACGGGCAtttgcatgagcatgagcttATAAAATGAGACGGTGGGCGTCACATCCACCAGGTCGCCCTGCACGATGGAATCCGGGCTGAATAGCCTGCCTGCCGACATCGTATTGGTccacaacaacgccaacaaaaTCTAACctgaaaaaaacaacgccaacaaaaTCTAACCTGAAAAAACAACACCTACaaaatttcccccaaaaaataaaaacgaacgaaagcccTTATTCTTGGTTTTCTAAATATCTCTTTTTATTTAGAGCCACTAATTACGAGCGAGAAATTATGCTCCTCCGCGGCCGCGACCGCGGCCACGTCCGCGGCCACATGCGCGGAACCCACGCATCGCGTAGCGTTGGGCATTTCGGACCATGGCCACCATATCTAGGTAGGCCATGTGTGCGCGGTGAGCAAGGCGGCGCTTCGCCTCCCGCTCACGGCGGGCACGCCGCCCCGCTCTGCGCGTCCGGCGCCGGCTGGTGGTAGTGTATCCTGTCGGTGGTGTCGGGGGGAGGCCTGCCTGATCCGAATGCCGGGGGCCTGCCTGATCCGAATGCGAGGGGCCTGCCTGATCCGGGGGCGGTGCCTGATTAACCGAGTTGTCCTCCAGCAGCACATCTTCATAATCCTGCGTGGGGggaaaaaattgtaaaacaaaaagttttcttcaaaaactgttttcacTAGCTTACCTTTTGTTCGCacaattgtatttttttccaaaaactgtTTTCACTAGCTCACCTTTTGTTCGCACAAttgcaatttccatttttttccacagaaaaaagcagcacaccaaagcagcacaccaaagcagcataaaagcacAAACCTCGCcgtcgaaatgaaataaaatccgGAAACCGGATAAACGGTGTTGCCAAACTTTgacagtcgatcgatcgatttgtcgGTAGAttttttatcgatcgatcgattt
This sequence is a window from Anopheles darlingi chromosome 3, idAnoDarlMG_H_01, whole genome shotgun sequence. Protein-coding genes within it:
- the LOC125954559 gene encoding uncharacterized protein LOC125954559, coding for MYSKEISLCLKKYPCHTGNPTNRSIDKKSTDKSIDRLSKFGNTVYPVSGFYFISTARFVLLCCFGVLLWCAAFFCGKKWKLQLCEQKDYEDVLLEDNSVNQAPPPDQAGPSHSDQAGPRHSDQAGLPPTPPTGYTTTSRRRTRRAGRRARREREAKRRLAHRAHMAYLDMVAMVRNAQRYAMRGFRACGRGRGRGRGRGGA